From a region of the Nonlabens dokdonensis DSW-6 genome:
- a CDS encoding phage holin family protein, protein MGNNITDNFREFTTATQDYIESSISYHKLDLFKKVMKGVVSGTYKLILGFFLLIALLFLSVSLAIYLGELLDSIALGYLVVGGVYLVLMFVLTLFLKKFLEKNLLRKASAQFFNDNEDIKIDKYESLQ, encoded by the coding sequence TTGGGAAACAACATAACCGACAATTTTAGAGAATTTACTACGGCGACTCAAGATTATATTGAGTCGTCGATTAGTTACCACAAATTAGATCTTTTCAAAAAGGTTATGAAAGGAGTGGTATCTGGAACTTATAAACTCATTTTGGGTTTCTTCTTACTTATTGCTTTGTTGTTTTTAAGCGTATCCCTAGCCATTTATTTAGGTGAATTATTAGATAGTATTGCTTTAGGTTACCTTGTAGTAGGTGGAGTTTATTTAGTTTTAATGTTTGTTTTAACGTTATTCTTGAAGAAGTTTCTAGAGAAAAACTTGCTAAGAAAAGCTAGTGCTCAATTCTTCAACGATAATGAAGATATAAAAATTGATAAGTATGAGAGTTTACAATAG
- a CDS encoding YtxH domain-containing protein — MSKSSNTLVALVAGAAIGVAAGMLYAPDSGEKTRKKLKKQAKKAQKDIDAQARKTYAQVSDKAAQLTSTVSSKATELRGTVGDRIETALSSASYKADDAIVALEAKLEQLREQNAKLQKPNTVQNAIKKASAKVNA; from the coding sequence ATGTCAAAGTCATCAAATACATTAGTAGCATTAGTAGCAGGAGCAGCCATAGGTGTTGCCGCAGGAATGCTTTATGCTCCAGATAGTGGAGAGAAAACTAGAAAGAAATTAAAGAAACAAGCAAAGAAAGCTCAAAAAGATATCGATGCACAAGCTCGTAAGACTTACGCACAGGTTTCTGATAAAGCTGCACAGCTTACTTCAACTGTATCTTCCAAAGCGACTGAATTAAGAGGAACTGTAGGAGATCGCATTGAAACTGCATTATCAAGTGCAAGTTATAAGGCAGATGATGCTATCGTAGCACTAGAAGCAAAATTAGAGCAATTGCGTGAGCAAAATGCTAAGTTACAAAAGCCAAATACGGTACAGAATGCGATTAAGAAAGCATCTGCAAAAGTAAACGCATAA
- a CDS encoding DUF6327 family protein, producing MRVYNSFDEMDRDLRYLKLQQQVHQETMKLQVNEVKESLSAVSILSNIVGSIAKKAVVLKVVNKLIGLKK from the coding sequence ATGAGAGTTTACAATAGTTTTGACGAAATGGATCGTGATTTAAGATATCTTAAATTACAACAACAAGTCCATCAAGAAACGATGAAACTTCAAGTAAATGAAGTGAAAGAAAGCTTATCTGCAGTTTCTATATTATCTAATATCGTAGGTTCTATTGCAAAGAAAGCAGTAGTTCTTAAAGTAGTAAATAAACTTATAGGACTTAAAAAATAA